One window of the Balaenoptera ricei isolate mBalRic1 chromosome X, mBalRic1.hap2, whole genome shotgun sequence genome contains the following:
- the SUV39H1 gene encoding histone-lysine N-methyltransferase SUV39H1 isoform X1, with product MAENLKGCSVCCKSSWNQLQDLCRLAKLSCPALGISKRNLYDFEVEYLCDYKKIREQEYYLVKWRGYPDSESTWEPRQNLKCVRILKQFHKDLERELLRRHHRSKPPRHLDPSLANYLVQKAKQRRALRRWEQELNAKRSHLGRITVENEVDLDGPPRAFVYINEYRVGEGITLNQVAVGCECQDCLWAPAGGCCPGASLHKFAYNDQGQVRLRAGLPIYECNSRCRCGYDCPNRVVQKGIRYDLCIFRTDDGRGWGVRTLEKIRKNSFVMEYVGEIITSEEAERRGQIYDRQGATYLFDLDYVEDVYTVDAAYYGNISHFVNHSCDPNLQVYNVFIDNLDERLPRIAFFATRTIRAGEELTFDYNMQVDPVDMESTRMDSNFGLAGLPGSPKKRVRIECKCGTESCRKYLF from the exons ATGGCGGAAAATTTAAAAG GCTGCAGTGTGTGTTGCAAGTCTTCTTGGAATCAGCTACAGGACCTGTGCCGCCTGGCCAAActctcctgccctgcccttgGCATCTCCAAGAGGAATCTCTATGACTTTGAAGTCGAGTACCTGTGCGATTACAAAAAGATCCGC gaacaGGAGTATTACCTGGTAAAATGGCGTGGGTACCCAGACTCAGAGAGCACCTGGGAGCCACGGCAGAATCTCAAGTGTGTGCGCATTCTCAAGCAGTTTCACAAGGACTTGGAAAGGGAGCTGCTCCGGCGGCACCACCGGTCAAAGCCACCCCGGCACCTGGACCCAAGCCTGGCCAACTACCTGGTGCAGAAGGCCAAGCAGAGGCGGGCGCTCCGGCGCTGGGAGCAGGAGCTCAACGCCAAGCGCAGCCACCTGGGACGCATCACCGTGGAGAACGAGGTGGACCTGGACGGCCCCCCGCGGGCCTTCGTGTACATCAACGAGTACCGTGTCGGTGAGGGCATCACCCTCAACCAGGTGGCCGTGGGCTGCGAGTGCCAAGACTGTTTGTGGGCACCTGCTGGAGGCTGTTGCCCTGGGGCGTCGCTGCACAAGTTTGCCTACAATGACCAGGGCCAGGTGCGCCTGCGAGCCGGGCTGCCCATCTACGAGTGCAACTCCCGCTGCCGCTGTGGCTATGACTGCCCCAACCGCGTGGTACAGAAGGGCATCCGCTATGACCTCTGCATCTTCCGCACAGATGATGGACGCGGCTGGGGTGTCCGCACGCTGGAGAAGATCCGCAAGAACAGCTTCGTCATGGAGTACGTGGGAGAG ATCATTACCTCAGAGGAGGCAGAGCGGCGGGGCCAGATCTACGACCGCCAGGGCGCCACCTACCTCTTCGACCTGGACTACGTGGAGGATGTGTACACCGTGGACGCCGCCTATTACGGCAACATCTCCCATTTTGTCAACCACAGT TGTGACCCCAACCTCCAGGTGTACAACGTCTTCATAGACAACCTTGATGAGCGGCTGCCCCGCATCGCTTTCTTTGCCACAAGAACCATCCGGGCAGGCGAGGAGCTTACCTTCGATTACAACATGCAAG TGGACCCCGTGGACATGGAGAGCACCCGCATGGACTCCAACTTTGGCCTGGCCGGGCTCCCCGGCTCCCCCAAGAAGCGGGTCCGTATTGAATGCAAGTGTGGGACTGAATCCTGCCGCAAATACCTCTTCTAG
- the SUV39H1 gene encoding histone-lysine N-methyltransferase SUV39H1 isoform X3, giving the protein MAENLKGCSVCCKSSWNQLQDLCRLAKLSCPALGISKRNLYDFEVEYLCDYKKIREQEYYLVKWRGYPDSESTWEPRQNLKCVRILKQFHKDLERELLRRHHRSKPPRHLDPSLANYLVQKAKQRRALRRWEQELNAKRSHLGRITVENEVDLDGPPRAFVYINEYRVGEGITLNQVAVGCECQDCLWAPAGGCCPGASLHKFAYNDQGQVRLRAGLPIYECNSRCRCGYDCPNRVVQKGIRYDLCIFRTDDGRGWGVRTLEKIRKNSFVMESLPQRRQSGGARSTTARAPPTSSTWTTWRMCTPWTPPITATSPILSTTVVTPTSRCTTSS; this is encoded by the exons ATGGCGGAAAATTTAAAAG GCTGCAGTGTGTGTTGCAAGTCTTCTTGGAATCAGCTACAGGACCTGTGCCGCCTGGCCAAActctcctgccctgcccttgGCATCTCCAAGAGGAATCTCTATGACTTTGAAGTCGAGTACCTGTGCGATTACAAAAAGATCCGC gaacaGGAGTATTACCTGGTAAAATGGCGTGGGTACCCAGACTCAGAGAGCACCTGGGAGCCACGGCAGAATCTCAAGTGTGTGCGCATTCTCAAGCAGTTTCACAAGGACTTGGAAAGGGAGCTGCTCCGGCGGCACCACCGGTCAAAGCCACCCCGGCACCTGGACCCAAGCCTGGCCAACTACCTGGTGCAGAAGGCCAAGCAGAGGCGGGCGCTCCGGCGCTGGGAGCAGGAGCTCAACGCCAAGCGCAGCCACCTGGGACGCATCACCGTGGAGAACGAGGTGGACCTGGACGGCCCCCCGCGGGCCTTCGTGTACATCAACGAGTACCGTGTCGGTGAGGGCATCACCCTCAACCAGGTGGCCGTGGGCTGCGAGTGCCAAGACTGTTTGTGGGCACCTGCTGGAGGCTGTTGCCCTGGGGCGTCGCTGCACAAGTTTGCCTACAATGACCAGGGCCAGGTGCGCCTGCGAGCCGGGCTGCCCATCTACGAGTGCAACTCCCGCTGCCGCTGTGGCTATGACTGCCCCAACCGCGTGGTACAGAAGGGCATCCGCTATGACCTCTGCATCTTCCGCACAGATGATGGACGCGGCTGGGGTGTCCGCACGCTGGAGAAGATCCGCAAGAACAGCTTCGTCATGGA ATCATTACCTCAGAGGAGGCAGAGCGGCGGGGCCAGATCTACGACCGCCAGGGCGCCACCTACCTCTTCGACCTGGACTACGTGGAGGATGTGTACACCGTGGACGCCGCCTATTACGGCAACATCTCCCATTTTGTCAACCACAGT TGTGACCCCAACCTCCAGGTGTACAACGTCTTCATAG
- the SUV39H1 gene encoding histone-lysine N-methyltransferase SUV39H1 isoform X2: protein MAENLKGCSVCCKSSWNQLQDLCRLAKLSCPALGISKRNLYDFEVEYLCDYKKIREQEYYLVKWRGYPDSESTWEPRQNLKCVRILKQFHKDLERELLRRHHRSKPPRHLDPSLANYLVQKAKQRRALRRWEQELNAKRSHLGRITVENEVDLDGPPRAFVYINEYRVGEGITLNQVAVGCECQDCLWAPAGGCCPGASLHKFAYNDQGQVRLRAGLPIYECNSRCRCGYDCPNRVVQKGIRYDLCIFRTDDGRGWGVRTLEKIRKNSFVMESLPQRRQSGGARSTTARAPPTSSTWTTWRMCTPWTPPITATSPILSTTVWVPRRRAGGREEQAGAPPHPPTVLFCPV, encoded by the exons ATGGCGGAAAATTTAAAAG GCTGCAGTGTGTGTTGCAAGTCTTCTTGGAATCAGCTACAGGACCTGTGCCGCCTGGCCAAActctcctgccctgcccttgGCATCTCCAAGAGGAATCTCTATGACTTTGAAGTCGAGTACCTGTGCGATTACAAAAAGATCCGC gaacaGGAGTATTACCTGGTAAAATGGCGTGGGTACCCAGACTCAGAGAGCACCTGGGAGCCACGGCAGAATCTCAAGTGTGTGCGCATTCTCAAGCAGTTTCACAAGGACTTGGAAAGGGAGCTGCTCCGGCGGCACCACCGGTCAAAGCCACCCCGGCACCTGGACCCAAGCCTGGCCAACTACCTGGTGCAGAAGGCCAAGCAGAGGCGGGCGCTCCGGCGCTGGGAGCAGGAGCTCAACGCCAAGCGCAGCCACCTGGGACGCATCACCGTGGAGAACGAGGTGGACCTGGACGGCCCCCCGCGGGCCTTCGTGTACATCAACGAGTACCGTGTCGGTGAGGGCATCACCCTCAACCAGGTGGCCGTGGGCTGCGAGTGCCAAGACTGTTTGTGGGCACCTGCTGGAGGCTGTTGCCCTGGGGCGTCGCTGCACAAGTTTGCCTACAATGACCAGGGCCAGGTGCGCCTGCGAGCCGGGCTGCCCATCTACGAGTGCAACTCCCGCTGCCGCTGTGGCTATGACTGCCCCAACCGCGTGGTACAGAAGGGCATCCGCTATGACCTCTGCATCTTCCGCACAGATGATGGACGCGGCTGGGGTGTCCGCACGCTGGAGAAGATCCGCAAGAACAGCTTCGTCATGGA ATCATTACCTCAGAGGAGGCAGAGCGGCGGGGCCAGATCTACGACCGCCAGGGCGCCACCTACCTCTTCGACCTGGACTACGTGGAGGATGTGTACACCGTGGACGCCGCCTATTACGGCAACATCTCCCATTTTGTCAACCACAGTGTGGGTACCCCGCAGGCGGGCGGGGGGTCGGGAGGAGCAGGCTGGGGCCCCTCCTCACCCTCCCACTGTTCTTTTTTGCCCAGTGTGA